From Anopheles funestus chromosome 3RL, idAnoFuneDA-416_04, whole genome shotgun sequence, a single genomic window includes:
- the LOC125769210 gene encoding esterase-5B-like has protein sequence MTQHCPFSVMQLALALCFFRGLLAFADPVVNIENGPIFGENRGEYYAFEGIPYAKPPIGDRRFAASVLNDETWSEPLNATSLGPYCMQWSHTIAGKDKLFGEEDCLYLNIYTTSLNETNGLSTLFYIHGGAFMFGGGGFFSPEHVLRKSMIMVTFNYRVGPLGFLSTEDDVIPGNFGLKDQVTALQWVKRNVHHFGGDPNRITLAGFSAGGASVHLHYLSPMSRGLFQNGIAHSGTALNPWVMAEDSTRKAHQIAKNIGCPVEQSSQSILSCLRDRAAEDIVRQVPFLLDYLYNPFSPLGVVIEKQSKLNRRPFLVEHPAVLSRKGKLTKVPLILSVTQGEGLYPGAEFISQPGYLQDIDSRWYDLLPSILDYKTAVPDVKKRDELSKAISERYFGKERKLSLDNFRDFVSILSNRLFFAGVTKTAKLLQPHLPVYFYYFNFKAAYGIGELLSESNQNYGVAHGEDVFLVFPSSIREKHPLNKDELRVVSNFVNLYYTFSQGRKPKYGAYVLPLQNITDKLQYMEVKEADCEICGLPKTAYGVSDEQFWDTLDFNDEPPRKMVHHEPHNEL, from the exons ATGACACAGCATTGTCCATTCAGCGTTATGCAATTGGCATTAGCACTCTGCTTTTTCCGTGGGCTATTAGCTTTTGCAGATCCGGTAGTAAACATAGAAAATGGTCCTATTTTCGGTGAGAATCGTGGAGAGTACTATGCGTTCGAAGGTATTCCCTACGCGAAACCTCCCATCGGTGACCGTCGGTTTGCTGCGTCGGTGCTTAATGACGAAACATGGAGTGAGCCACTAAACGCTACCAGCCTTGGACCATACTGCATGCAATGGAGCCATACGATCGCGGGAAAGGATAAGCTGTTCGGAGAGGAAGACTGTCTGTATTTAAACATCTACACTACCTCgctaaacgaaacgaatggcTTGTCAACACTGTTTTACATTCATGGTGGTGCATTTATGTTCGGTGGTGGAGGATTCTTTTCACCAGAGCATGTCCTGCGCAAATCGATGATCATGGTCACGTTTAACTATCGCGTCGGTCCGCTCGGGTTTCTCAGCACCGAAGACGATGTTATACCGGGCAATTTTGGACTGAAAGACCAGGTAACGGCATTACAGTGGGTAAAGCGTAACGTTCATCATTTCGGTGGCGATCCAAACCGAATTACCCTGGCAGGGTTTTCAGCTGGTGGTGCAAGCGTACATCTGCATTACCTGTCCCCAATGTCGCGTGGGCTGTTCCAAAATGGAATTGCACACAGTGGTACCGCTCTGAATCCATGGGTAATGGCTGAAGATTCCACTCGCAAAGCCCACCAAATTGCCAAGAATATCGGTTGTCCGGTAGAACAATCGAGTCAATCCATACTTTCATGTTTGCGTGACCGTGCGGCTGAAGACATTGTCCGGCAGGTGCCTTTCTTGTTGGATTATTTATACAATCCTTTCTCACCGCTCGGGGTAGTGATCGAGAAACAAAGCAAGCTCAATCGTCGCCCTTTTCTAGTAGAACACCCGGCTGTATTATCGAGAAAGGGAAAGTTAACTAAAGTCCCGCTGATATTGTCCGTCACGCAAGGCGAAGGTTTATATCCTGGTGCGGAGTTTATAAGCCAGCCAGGATATCTTCAAGACATTGACTCGCGCTGGTATGACTTATTGCCGAGTATTTTGGATTACAAAACAGCTGTTCCTGACGTCAAAAAGCGAGACGAGTTATCTAAAGCAATTAGCGAGCGTTACTTCGGCAAAGAACGAAAGCTTTCGTTAGATAATTTTCGTGATTTTGTGTCG ATTCTATCGAATCGTTTATTCTTTGCGGGCGTCACCAAAACGGCAAAACTTCTGCAACCTCACCTTCCAgtttacttttattatttcaacttTAAGGCAGCGTACGGTATCGGAGAGCTTTTATCGGAATCAAACCAAAACTACGGTGTCGCGCATGGTGAAGACGTATTTCTTGTATTCCCATCCAGCATCCGGGAAAAGCACCCGCTGAATAAAGATGAGCTGCGAGTGGTGTCCAACTTTGTAAACCTCTACTACACCTTCTCGCAAGGACGGAAGCCCAAATATGGTGCCTATGTACTTCCACTTCAAAACATTACTGACAAACTCCAGTACATGGAAGTGAAAGAAGCGGATTGCGAAATATGTGGTCTACCGAAAACGGCATATGGTGTAAGCGATGAACAATTTTGGGACACATTGGACTTTAACGATGAACCACCTCGCAAAATGGTTCATCATGAGCCTCACAATGAGCTGTGA
- the LOC125769212 gene encoding venom carboxylesterase-6-like, with product MILVICLIIPWLTTVISGRDTTVNIKNGPIIGEKRGEYFAFEGIPFAKPPFGKFRFAPSELNDERWIAPRNTTKRGPVCMQWNHLNPNNDKLEGAEDCLFLNVYTRSIDPTAQLPTVAFIHGGAFMFGTGNFYEPDHIMRRKLILVTFNYRLGPLGFLSTEDDVIPGNYGLKDQVTALRWIRENIQSFGGDPNTVSIVGYSAGSASVHLHYLSPLSNGLFNSGIGHSGSALSPWVITERSIEKAIRIGAVLGCPTRKTQALLDCLRKVPAEDIVRQVPHFLDFLYNPFSPFGVVVEKEGPLNTHPFLTDTPRSLMKIGNITKVPLILSVTQAEGLYPGAEFISDQTYLQQIDSRWNELMPSILDYKTAMPDPKKRDRLSETMRNHYFKADERLSLENFNVLIEIISNRLYFIGVTESAKLMHPFTNVYVYYDLYKSKYGVGEALSHHHEPGFLGVAHGDDVLLIFPSVLREEIPYTEEEMQVVDRFVAMYESFFKGDTPRFGSYELPLQDSDDMLVFLKLNYPNSEIVRAEGMSDETFWKNLDFNDGPYSSSPEHMHTEL from the exons ATGATTCTGGTCATTTGCTTGATTATCCCATGGCTAACTACTGTAATAAGTGGTAGAGATACGACTgtgaacataaaaaatggACCGATTATTGGTGAAAAGCGTGGAGAATACTTCGCGTTCGAAGGTATTCCATTTGCGAAACCTCCGTTCGGTAAATTCCGTTTCGCACCATCGGAATTAAATGATGAACGTTGGATTGCGCCCCGGAATACGACAAAGCGAGGCCCTGTGTGCATGCAGTGGAATCATCTAAATCCAAACAATGATAAACTGGAGGGTGCTGAAGATTGTCTCTTCCTGAATGTGTACACAAGATCAATCGACCCAACAGCACAGTTACCTACGGTTGCGTTTATACATGGTGGTGCATTCATGTTCGGTACGGGGAACTTCTATGAACCGGACCATATTATGCGCCGAAAGTTAATCTTGGTTACTTTCAACTATCGACTTGGACCACTCGGATTTCTCAGCACGGAGGATGATGTGATTCCCGGGAACTATGGATTAAAAGATCAGGTGACCGCTTTACGATGGATTCGAGAAAATATTCAATCATTCGGTGGAGATCCCAACACCGTCAGCATAGTGGGCTATTCAGCTGGTTCCGCTAGCGTGCATCTCCATTATCTATCTCCTCTTTCGAACGGCTTATTTAACTCTGGCATTGGACATAGCGGTTCCGCACTTAGTCCATGGGTAATTACTGAGCGATCGATAGAAAAAGCCATTCGGATCGGAGCTGTGCTAGGttgtccaacaagaaaaacacaagCGCTTCTAGACTGTTTGCGGAAAGTTCCGGCAGAGGACATCGTGCGACAAGTGCCCCATTTTCTCGACTTCTTGTACAATCCCTTCTCCCCATTCGGAGTAGTCGTGGAAAAAGAAGGACCACTTAATACTCATCCTTTTCTAACGGACACGCCACGTTCGCTGATGAAGATTGGTAATATCACCAAGGTGCCACTGATTCTTTCAGTTACACAAGCGGAAGGTCTATACCCGGGGGCAGAGTTTATAAGTGATCAAACATATCTGCAACAGATTGATTCTCGATGGAACGAGCTTATGCCAAGCATTCTGGACTACAAAACCGCCATGCCCGACCCCAAAAAGCGTGATAGACTGTCAGAAACAATGCGAAACCACTACTTTAAAGCAGACGAACGATTatctttggaaaattttaatgtaCTTATTGAG ATAATTTCCAACCGACTCTACTTCATAGGAGTTACCGAGTCAGCCAAGCTGATGCATCCCTTCACTAATGTATATGTTTATTACGATCTCTACAAAAGCAAGTACGGTGTTGGCGAAGCACTATCCCATCACCACGAACCGGGATTTCTAGGAGTTGCGCATGGCGATGATGTGCTGCTTATATTCCCTAGTGTTCTGCGAGAAGAGATACCGTACACGGAGGAAGAAATGCAAGTGGTAGATCGATTTGTCGCTATGTACGAATCGTTTTTCAAAGGAGACACGCCCCGATTTGGTTCTTATGAATTGCCATTACAAGATTCTGACGACATGTTAGTGTTTTTAAAACTTAACTACCCAAACAGTGAAATTGTACGTGCCGAGGGAATGAGCGATGAAACGTTTTGGAAAAATCTTGATTTTAATGATGGACCCTATTCATCATCTCCTGAGCACATGCATACAGAGCTGTAG
- the LOC125769213 gene encoding venom carboxylesterase-6-like, whose amino-acid sequence MIEVSFSSLKPVFLITYFIVINATSQKLSNVVNIKNGPIVGEKRGEYYSFEGIRYAKMPLGRYRFAPSELNDERWTKPLYVIQPGARCLQWTHFNKTKEKLIGAEDCLFLNVYTRSTDRTLHLPTIVFIHGGAFMFGAGSNYRPDHIIHQKVVLVTFNYRLGPLGFLSTEDDVIPGNYGLKDQVTALRWIRENIQSFGGDPNTVSIVGYSAGSASVHLHYLSPLSNGLFNSGIGHSGSALSPWVITERSIEKAIRIGAVLGCPTRKTQALLDCLRKVPAEDIVRQVPHFLDFLYNPFSPFGVVVEKEGPLNTHPFLTDTPRSLMKIGNITKVPLILSVTQAEGLYPGAEFISDQTYLQQIDSRWNELMPSILDYKTAVPDPQKRNYLSETIRNHYFKADERLSLENFNVLIRIISNRLYFAGVTESIKLLQPHIKLYAYVDYFKIRYGIAEKLSRCPESRIHEVSHGEDVDLIFHSIAREHLPYTKKERAVISRFVAMYKQFAKGEIPRFGPYVIPAQDNPDMIMYLKLNYPYSKVIHAEGLSDEPFWNSLDFNDAPYE is encoded by the exons ATGATtgaagtttcattttcatctttgaaacctgtgtttttaattacatattttattgttattaacgCCACAAGCCAGAAGCTTTCGAATGTAGTGAACATCAAAAATGGTCCAATTGTTGGTGAAAAACGTGGAGAATATTACTCGTTCGAGGGCATTCGCTACGCAAAGATGCCGTTGGGTAGATACCGTTTTGCTCCGTCGGAACTGAACGATGAACGCTGGACTAAACCACTTTATGTTATCCAACCTGGAGCAAGGTGTCTCCAATGGACTCATTTTaataaaaccaaagaaaaattgATAGGCGCTGAAGACTGTCTCTTCCTGAATGTGTACACAAGATCGACTGATCGTACATTACATCTGCCTACAATTGTATTTATACATGGTGGTGCATTCATGTTTGGAGCAGGTAGTAATTATAGACCAGATCATATTATTCACCAAAAAGTCGTTTTGGTTACTTTCAACTATCGGCTTGGACCACTCGGATTTCTCAGCACGGAGGATGATGTGATACCCGGGAACTATGGATTAAAAGATCAGGTGACCGCTTTACGATGGATTCGAGAAAATATTCAATCATTCGGTGGAGATCCCAACACCGTCAGCATAGTGGGCTATTCAGCTGGTTCCGCTAGCGTGCATCTCCATTATCTATCTCCTCTTTCGAACGGCTTATTTAACTCTGGCATTGGACATAGCGGTTCCGCACTTAGTCCATGGGTAATTACTGAGCGATCGATAGAAAAAGCCATTCGGATCGGAGCTGTGCTAGGttgtccaacaagaaaaacacaagCGCTTCTAGACTGTTTGCGGAAAGTTCCGGCAGAGGACATCGTGCGACAAGTGCCCCATTTTCTCGACTTCTTGTACAATCCCTTCTCCCCATTCGGAGTAGTCGTGGAAAAAGAAGGACCACTTAATACTCATCCTTTTCTAACGGACACGCCACGTTCGCTGATGAAGATTGGTAATATCACCAAGGTGCCACTGATTCTTTCAGTTACACAAGCCGAAGGTCTATACCCGGGGGCAGAGTTTATAAGTGATCAAACATATCTGCAACAGATTGATTCTCGATGGAACGAGCTAATGCCAAGCATTCTGGACTACAAAACCGCCGTGCCCGATCCCCAAAAGCGTAATTATCTGTCGGAAACAATTCGAAACCACTACTTTAAAGCAGATGAACGATTatctttggaaaattttaatgtaCTCATTCGG ATTATTTCTAATCGGCTGTATTTTGCTGGTGTGACAGAATCAATCAAACTATTGCAACCACACATCAAGTTATATGCATACGTGGATTATTTCAAAATAAGGTATGGTATCGCTGAAAAGCTATCACGGTGCCCAGAATCAAGGATCCACGAAGTATCCCATGGTGAAGATGTCGATTTGATATTCCACAGCATTGCGCGGGAGCATTTGCCTTatacgaaaaaagaaagggcAGTTATTAGTCGATTTGTAGCCATGTACAAACAGTTTGCCAAAGGGGAAATCCCTCGATTTGGCCCCTATGTGATACCTGCGCAAGATAATCCTGACATGATCATGTACTTGAAGTTAAACTACCCCTATAGCAAAGTGATTCATGCTGAGGGTTTAAGTGATGAACCTTTTTGGAACAGTCTTGACTTTAATGATGCGCCGTACGAATAA
- the LOC125769215 gene encoding 60S ribosomal export protein NMD3, producing the protein MEYINNATNGAIPSASGAVNKILCCECGVPIEPNASNMCVPCLRSHVDITENIPKQAVIFFCRNCERYLNPPNEWVQCSLESKELLSLCLKRLQGLRQVKLVDAGFVWTEPHSKRIKVKLTVHGEVMSDVVLQQVFVVEFTVNNQMCDDCHRIEAKDFWRCMVTVRQKAVNRKTLFYLEQMILKHKAHENTLGIKPNAGGLDFFYATDAHARKMVDFLQAVLPVKVTNSKKLISHDIHSNSYNYKYSYAIDIVPVSKGSLVCLSKKLMQQMGHIAPICLVSKVANSIHLIDPQTAQMAEVQNMAFWKTPFEAICNPKQMIEFVVMDVEIIRESERKMFPGQGPVSHRHSLADVWVVKASELGINDNTIHIKSHLGNLLKPGDSVLGYDLREANVNNSDFEKLNADLVPDVLLIKKSYDKTVRKQTRNWKLKHLNEDVAVDTDIENEYNEFLEDLEEDPELRQNVNIFKDKNKQIPVDTNDMDDPSVPRITLEEMLDDLVLEDEEMGDA; encoded by the exons ATGGAGTACATCAACAATGCTACGAATGGGGCAATTCCGTCGGCTTCCGGAGCGGTGAATAAAATCCTTTGCTGCGAATGTGGTGTGCCGATCGAACCGAACGCATCGAATATGTGCGTTCCTTGCCTTCGTTCGCACGTCGACATCACGGAAAACATTCCGAAGCAGGCGGTCATTTTCTTCTGTCGGAACTGCGAGCGCTACTTAAATCCACCGAATGAATGGGTACAGTGCAGTCTGGAATCGAAGGAACTGTTGAGCCTTTGCCTTAAGCGCTTGCAAGGTTTGCGACAAGTGAAACTGGTTGATGCGGGTTTCGTTTGGACGGAGCCTCACTCGAAGCGCATCAAGGTAAAGTTAACCGTACATGGAGAGGTGATGAGTGATGTCGTCCTGCAGCAGGTATTCGTGGTGGAGTTTACGGTGAATAACCAGATGTGTGATGATTGTCACCGAATCGAGGCGAAGGACTTCTGGCGATGTATGGTTACGGTGCGTCAGAAAGCGGTTAACAGGAAGACGCTGTTCTACCTCGAGCAAATGATACTGAAGCATAAGGCGCATGAAAACACGCTTGGCATCAAGCCAAACGCCGGTGGTTTAGATTTCTTTTACGCGACCGATGCCCACGCCAGAAAGATGGTTGATTTCTTGCAAGCAGTTCTTCCAGTAAAGGTGACCAACTCTAAAAAGCTCATTTCGCACGATATACACAGCAATTCGTACAACTACAAGTACTCGTACGCCATCGATATCGTACCGGTGTCGAAGGGTAGTTTGGTGTGTTTGAGCAAGAAATTAATGCAACAGATGGGTCACATAGCGCCGATCTGTTTGGTTTCCAAAGTGGCTAACTCGATCCACCTTATCGATCCCCAAACGGCACAGA TGGCGGAAGTGCAGAATATGGCATTTTGGAAGACGCCCTTTGAAGCAATCTGCAATCCTAAACAGATGATCGAATTTGTCGTGATGGATGTGGAAATCATTCGGGAGAGCGAACGAAAAATGTTTCCAGGCCAGGGTCCAGTATCGCACCGTCACTCTTTGGCAGACGTTTGGGTGGTGAAGGCTTCCGAGCTGGGCATTAACGATAACACCATTCACATCAAGTCCCATCTGGGAAATTTGCTGAAACCGGGTGATTCGGTGCTGGGATATGATTTGCGAGAGGCAAACGTAAATAATTCCGATTTTGAGAAGCTGAATGCTGACCTTGTGCCCGATGTgttgttgataaaaaaatcgtatgaTAAGACGGTACGCAAGCAGACTCGCAACTGGAAGCTGAAGCACCTGAACGAAGACGTGGCGGTCGACACGGATATCGAAAACGAGTACAATGAGTTCCTAGAGGACCTGGAAGAGGATCCGGAGCTGCGGcaaaatgtgaacatttttaaggacaaaaacaaacagatacCGGTAGATACGAACGATATGGACGATCCGTCCGTACCACGGATCACGCTTGAGGAAATGTTGGACGATTTAGTGCTGGAGGATGAAGAAATGGGCGATGCTTGA
- the LOC125769228 gene encoding mitochondrial import receptor subunit TOM22 homolog — translation MDSDPEVVLVEKIEEDEISTDKDSGMESATGSKDETPERKPSTPEEEPKQSEPVKPAAMPEAAPVAAASSSSSSATPAPPAAASPPSGPSSSRPSASTPPQPTKTVARTSANDYDDEPDESLGERLWGLTEMFPEPVRQFSGAVSDLTVRSVKGLYSLTCNVSWIFFTSSMILLAPVVFEVERAQMEEMQKSQQKQVLLGPGTAVGGGAPGGMPALPPMAAAR, via the exons ATGGATTCCGACCCGgaggtggtgctggtggaaaaaattgaagaGGACGAAATTTCTACAGATAAAGACAGCGGTATGGAATCGGCCACCGGCAGCAAGGATGAAACACCGGAACGCAAACCCTCGACC CCTGAAGAAGAGCCCAAACAATCCGAACCCGTGAAACCGGCTGCTATGCCGGAGGCAGCACCTGTCGCTGCAGCAtcctcctcatcatcatcagcaaccCCAGCACCGCCAGCTGCAGCATCGCCACCATCCGGACCTTCCTCTTCCCGGCCTTCCGCATCCACCCCGCCGCAACCGACAAAGACAGTGGCACGCACAAGTGCAAACGATTACGATGAC GAACCAGACGAGAGCCTGGGTGAACGACTTTGGGGTTTGACGGAGATGTTTCCGGAACCGGTGCGCCAGTTTTCCGGCGCCGTATCGGATCTTACCGTGCGGAGTGTTAAGGGGCTGTATTCGCTCACCTGTAATGTGTCATGGATTTTCTTTACAAGTTCCATGATTCTGTTGGCACCGGTTGTGTTCGAAGTTGAGCGTGCCCAGATGGAGGAGATGCAAAAGTCACAACAGAAGCAGGTCCTGCTTGGACCAGGCACGGccgttggtggtggtgcaccCGGTGGCATGCCGGCGTTACCACCCATGGCAGCGGCTCGATAA